In Syngnathus acus chromosome 21, fSynAcu1.2, whole genome shotgun sequence, one genomic interval encodes:
- the atp5mc3a gene encoding ATP synthase membrane subunit c locus 3a, translating into MYACAKFVSSPALVRAGSRALYRPLSASVLSRPEVKSESTVALMPQSPLTQVTLRGFQTSAVSRDIDTAAKFIGAGAATVGVAGSGAGIGTVFGSLIIGYARNPSLKQQLFSYAILGFALSEAMGLFCLMVAFLILFAM; encoded by the exons ATGTACGCCTGTGCAAAGTTTGTTTCCTCGCCGGCTCTG GTCCGTGCTGGTTCCCGGGCTCTTTATAGACCCCTGTCTGCCTCTGTGCTGTCCAGGCCTGAGGTCAAATCAGAG AGCACTGTAGCTCTGATGCCACAGAGCCCCCTGACTCAGGTCACACTGAGGGGCTTCCAGACGAGCGCGGTGAGCCGGGACATTGACACCGCAGCCAAGTTTATCGGCGCCGGAGCCGCCACTGTTGGTGTAGCGGGATCTGGAGCTGGAATTGGGACCGTGTTCGGCAGTCTGATTATTGGCTACGCTAG GAACCCATCCCTGAAGCAGCAGCTGTTCTCCTATGCCATCCTGGGATTTGCTCTGTCTGAAGCCATGGGACTGTTCTGTTTGATGGTTGCTTTCCTGATCCTGTTTGCTATGTAA
- the atf2 gene encoding cyclic AMP-dependent transcription factor ATF-2, with protein sequence MSDDKPFQCTAPGCGQRFTNEDHLAVHKHKHEMTLKFGPARTDSVIIADQTPTPTRFLKNCEEVGLFNELTSPFDHDFKKGSEDDIKKLPLDLSPLTTPVIRNKSEEPAVLEAHRGSPLPHPESTTDDDKDLCLQPASVPTSAIVHPASLQVPNVLLASSEANVVIQQALPSPTSSSVITQVPSTSRPLVPVSGTFPVLLQLPNGQTMPVAIPAAITSSSVHIPTTIPLVRPITVVPNVPGIPGPPSPQPQPAQSEAKLKPKGSLSQQLSPLTNGDGGEVQSSAITHTIAPVSPASIPTPSTSLGLTSNLSPASEEPSAHSLQQPATSTTETPASPATPAPNPPSAGGRRRRATSDDPDEKRRKFLERNRAAASRCRQKRKVWVQSLEKKADNLNSINGQLQSEVTLLRSEVAQLKQLLLAHKDCPVTAMQKKSGYHIADKDESCEEMSVPSSPQSEAIQHSSVSTSNGVSSSSSSAPATSNQSTDESQPMSGTTQSRPSGS encoded by the exons ATGAGTGATGATAAGCCTTTTCAATGCACTGCTCCTGGCTGTGGACAG AGATTTACAAATGAAGACCACTTGGCTGTCCACAAGCACAAACATGAGATGACCCTCAAATTTGGTCCAGCCAGGACCGACAGCGTTATTATTGCtg ACCAAACACCCACACCTACACGCTTTTTGAAGAACTGCGAGGAGGTGGGACTCTTCAATGAACTCACAAGTCCTTTCGATCACGACTTCAAAAAAGGCTCTGAAGATGACATTAAAAAG TTACCGCTGGATTTGTCACCGCTCACCACTCCGGTCATACGCAACAAAAGTGAAGAGCCCGCCGTCCTGGAGGCCCATCGAGGCAGCCCTCTGCCTCACCCGGAATCGACGACTGACGACGACAAG GACTTATGTTTGCAGCCAGCCTCAGTGCCAACATCCGCTATAGTCCATCCGGCATCCCTCCAAGTTCCCAATGTACTCCTAGCAAGCTCAGAGGCTAATGTCGTTATACAGCAAGCGCTCCCATCGCCAACATCTAGCTCTGTTATTACCCAGGTCCCGTCCACTAGTAGGCCTCTAGT GCCAGTGTCTGGCACCTTTCCAGTGCTCTTACAGCTGCCTAACGGCCAGACAATGCCAGTCGCCATTCCAGCTGCCATTACCAGTTCCAGTGTACATATTCCCACTACCATCCCA CTTGTCAGACCCATCACCGTCGTGCCTAACGTCCCCGGCATCCCCGGACCCCCCTCGCCACAACCACAGCCCGCCCAGTCAGAGGCAAAACTG AAACCAAAAGGATCGCTGAGCCAGCAGCTCTCTCCGCTAACCAACGGTGACGGCGGGGAAGTCCAGAGCAGCGCCATAACGCACACCATTGCTCCCGTTTCTCCAGCCTCGATCCCCACTCCGTCCACGTCCCTCGGACTGACCTCTAACCTTTCACCCGCCAGTGAGGAACCCTCCGCACATTCCCTTCAGCAGCCAGCCACCTCCACTACAGAGACACCC GCTTCCCCGGCGACCCCTGCGCCAAACCCTCCGAGCGCCGGAGGTCGGCGGCGCAGAGCCACCAGTGACGACCCCGATGAGAAGCGGCGCAAGTTCCTGGAGCGCAACAGGGCTGCTGCCTCACGCTGCAGACAAAAGAGGAAAGTGTGGGTGCAGTCCTTGGAGAAGAAAGCCGACAACCTCAACTCAATCAACGGGCAACTTCAG AGTGAAGTCACCCTGCTGAGAAGCGAAGTGGCTCAGCTGAAGCAGCTCCTCCTGGCTCATAAAGATTGTCCTGTGACGGCCATGCAGAAAAAGTCCGGCTATCACA TCGCCGACAAAGACGAGAGCTGCGAGGAGATGTCGGTCCCCAGCAGCCCTCAGAGCGAGGCCATCCAGCACAGCTCCGTCAGCACCTCCAACGGGGtcagctcctcttcctcctcggcGCCCGCCACATCCAACCAGAGCACAGACGAGAGCCAGCCAATGAGCGGCACCACCCAGTCTCGGCCTTCGGGGAGCTGA
- the chn1 gene encoding N-chimaerin — protein MPSKEPYEALKEDKSVVQRAKREANQEEILAAALGMRMGPEKPTATFWQPLKLFAYSQLTSLVRRASLKETERVAISEKVHNFKVHTFRGPHWCEHCASFMWGLMAQGVKCTDCGVNVHKQCSPLVPDNCKPSLRHIRKVYSCDLTTLVNAHNTARPMVVDMCIREIESRGLKSEGLYRISGFSDSVEEVKMAFDKAGEKTDISVKTYEDINIITGALKLYLRDLPVPVISYNAYPRFIEAAKLTDPDKKLEAFREALAMLPASHHETLKYLMAHLKRVAQHEKSNLMSAENLAIVFGPTLMRTPDLDAMSALNDIRYQRQVVEALIKNVDALF, from the exons ATGCCATCCAAAGAGCCCTATGAGGCTCTCAAGGAGGACAAATCTGTGGTGCAAAGAGCCAAACGAGAGGCCAATCAAGAGGAGATTTTGGCAGCCGCTCTTGGGATGAGGATGGGGCCCGAGAAGCCCACGGCTACCTTCTGGCAACCGCTGAAACTCTTCGCCTATTCGCAGCTCACCTCGCTGGTCCGGAGAGCCTCGCTGAAGGAAACGGAGCGGGTGGCCATATCGGAGAAAGTCCACAACTTCAAG GTGCATACTTTCCGTGGACCTCACTGGTGCGAGCATTGCGCCAGCTTCATGTGGGGGCTGATGGCTCAGGGGGTCAAGTGTACAG ACTGCGGCGTGAACGTGCACAAACAATGTTCACCTCTGGTTCCCGACAACTGCAAGCCAAGTCTGAGACACATCCGGAAAGTGTACAGCTGCGACCTCACCACCTTGGTGAACGCTCATAACACGGCACGGCCCATGGTGGTGGACATGTGCATACGGGAAATCGAGTCAAGAG GATTAAAGTCGGAAGGTCTCTACAGGATATCGGGATTCAGCGACTCCGTGGAAGAAGTCAAGATGGCGTTTGATAAAG CCGGCGAGAAAACAGACATCTCTGTGAAAACATACGAAGACATAAACATCATCACGGGCGCTCTGAAGCTCTACCTGCGCGATTTGCCCGTCCCCGTCATCTCGTACAACGCCTACCCAAGGTTCATCGAGGCCGCAA AGCTCACGGACCCGGACAAGAAGCTCGAAGCGTTCCGAGAGGCGCTGGCTATGCTGCCCGCATCGCACCATGAAACTCTCAAGTATCTCATGGCGCATTTAAAAAG GGTAGCCCAACATGAGAAAAGCAACCTTATGAGCGCCGAGAACCTGGCCATTGTTTTCGGACCCACATTGATGCGCACTCCGGATCTCGACGCCATGAGCGCTCTCAATGACATCCGTTACCAGAGGCAGGTGGTGGAGGCGCTCATTAAAAATGTCGACGCTCTCTTCTGA